The genomic window AGTTTTAATGCCATTGCTACAGTACCATCCAAAAGACTCCATGGGTCTGGAGGGTTATGCCCCGTATTTGAAGCGATTTTTGCTTTATAGCCTGCCCATGTATCTGGCATAAATTGAGCTACTCCCATAGCACCCCCCGAACCAGGATAACTTTTTGAAGCGCATGAAACGGGTCGTTTTTTATAATCTGCATTTAATTCTTCACAGATTTCTTTGAAATATTTTTTTCTCGTTTCATTCATACTAGCATTACTATACGTACAACGTCCTGCCAAAGGATTTCCTCCTGATTCCATCGACATAACACCGAAAAGAAAACCTTCACGAACACCTGTAGCTTTTGCAGCAAACTTGATAGCATCTTTTATTTGTCCTGTATCATAAGCCTTTCCAAGAATCTGATTGAGGCTTGATTGCAATTTGGCCATTTCTTTTTTAAGATCTTCGATCGTTGCTTCTGTTTGAGCTATCTTTTTTTCATGAGTTACTTTCTCAGAAGTAAGGTCTTGCGCTTCATCTTGCTTTTCATCTAGTACTTCTTCTTTTTCTTGCTTGATAACTTCTAATACTTTTTTTTCCTCTGCGATTTGAGTTTTTGTTATTTCAATATCCTTCATCATTTCACTCATACGCGCCTGAAGCATTACGTGAGCATCTTCAATTTGAGTAGCCTGAGCAAACATACCGTCTTGAGAAAGAACACTTGCCAAAGAAGTTTGTGATGTTCGATATAAATTTTGAATGATTCCAGAAAGTATGGCGCGTTGAAGAATAAGTCTTTTTTTCAATGATTCTATTTCTTCCACTTTTCTCTCCAAAACAGTTTTTGTTTTTTTTAATTCCCCCTGAACTTCTTTAATTTCTCCCACTGTAGAATTAAGTTCTTTTATTATGGTTCCGTGACTTTTTTCAAGTGTTTCTTTTTTTTCTAATTGTTCTTTAATTTCTTCTTTTACTTCTTTAATATCTTTCTCAACGTCCTCAGGATCTTTCGCAAAAGTATATTCCGCAAAAGAAAAAAAGGATAAAGCTATTCCCAAAAAGAATACTTTTTTTATCACCTCTTTATAATTCTTCTTCTCGTAGTTTTGCATACTTTTAGTATACAACATAATTAATTTGAATGCCTAATATTCATTTCTTTTTTTCTTATTCATCTCTATAAAAAGAATAAAAGATAACAAAAAAGAATAAAAGATAACACCATTATTGTAGAATAAAAAACGTCTTTCCCCTGAGGAGAAAAACGTTTTTTACTCTACTGAAGTCTTTTCAAAGAAATAATTTCTTCTTTCTATTCTACAATCTCTTCTTTCTTTCCCTTCTCCGCAACTTCTACTTTGGTAACATCCACATCGGAAGAAAGATTTTCTTCTTCTTCTGTTCTTGGTCTTGAGACAGAAGCTACTATTGAATCTGGTGCTGTAAGAATTTCAACACCCTCTGGTACGGAAAGTTCACCTACATGAATAAAATCATCAAACGTTTTTAATTTAGAAATATCTACCGTAATGGAAGAAGGTAGGTTCGAAGGTAATGCTTTTATATCAATTCCATTCAATCCTGTAACAAAAATTCCGCCCTCTTCTTTTACAGCGCTTGATTCACCAATAAATTCAAATTCTACCCAAGTCTCTACAGCTTCGTTCATTGAAACAGCATAAAAATCTATATGCATCATTTCTCCACTCAAAGGATGATATTCAATATCACGAACAAGAACATCAAAACCTTTTTTGTCAGAAGTCTGAATATGAAAAATTGTTGATTCCCCTGCTTGAGAAAATATTTTTCCAAAAATTTTCTTATCAACTGCGATAGACACTGACGTTATTTTTTTTCCATAAATAACAGCAGGAACAAATCCTTCTTCTCTAATTTTTTTAGGAGTTTTTCCTTCTCGAAACTCTCCAGCTACAGCAATTGTCTTCATAATAATTTTTATACAAACAAATCTTTTACACCCACTTGGGAATTTTTAAAAGCACTATATAAAGAAAGAATTTCATCACCAGAAATTGCTGACTTTTGTGAGAGAAAACTCTTCGCTTCTTTGCGAGTAAGATCGGTAAGCATTCCCATACCAACCATTCCTGATGCATTTACCCGAATAGAAACTAAAAGTGCTGTTTCACAATGATGACAAAAAAAATGAAGGATGCTCCCTCCTTGATTCTGCGCAATTGTCTCCATCCCATCCGACTGATCATACTCATTCGAACAGACAGGACATTGTGTCGGATATCCTTGAATAAGAGAAAAATTCATATTACCCTCTCATTTATAACGAGATGAAGATTATCACAACATTTGACTATCGTCAAGAATTTTTCGTTCTTTCGAGCTTGCGATAAATCTTTTATGATAAGCAATATTAGCCACCAACCCCAAAGCGAATGCTGTGGCCAAAAGAGAGCTTCCTCCATAACTCAAAAGAGGCAATGGGATACCTGTAACTGGAACAAGCCCAATATTCATACCTATATTGATCATGATTTGTATAAAAAACATACAAAAAACACCCGACGCAATAAGAAAACCAAAACTATCTCCTGCTGTCATTGCAATCAATGCAATACGATAGAGAAGAATACTATAAAGCAAAAGAATAAAAAATGCCCCAAACACACCAAAACTTTCCACTATGGAAGCGAAAATAAAATCGGTGTGTGATTCTGGAAGAAAGGCTAATTGTGATTGAGAGCCACTTCCTACACCTTTTCCAAAAAGACCCCCCGAACCAACTGCAATTATAGATTGCATAACATTATAACCACTTCCAAGAGCATCTTCTTCGGGACGAATAGTTGTAAAAATTCTGTCTTTTTGATAATCCTCAAGAAAAAACCACGAACTAAATGCTCCAAAAAAAGCAATAGCTATCATAGCAAAAACATATTTAACTTTCATATCAGATACAAAAAGCATTCCTGCCCAAATAAAAAGAAGAACGATTGCCGATCCCAAATCAGGTTGTAAAAGAACGAGTCCTACAAGAGCAAATACTAAAACACACGAAACAATAATCCTTCCTATATCCCCAAAAGTTGCTCGCTTTGCAACGAAAAAACTTGCCAAGAAAAGAACGAGAACAACTTTTACCATTTCCACAGGCTGTAAACGAAAAAAGCCTAAATCAATCCATCCAGAAGTTCCTCGAATACCTTCAAAAAAAAGTACAACCACAAGAAAAGCGATGCCCAAAAAATAAAGCGCTGTACTTATTTTCTTTAAAGCTCGATATGAAATGTGAAACATGAGAAAAAAAACAGAAATAGAAATTCCTGAAAAAACAAGTTGTTTTAAGAAGAATTGCGATCCATCATTGTTTTTCCCCGCATCAAAACCATATAAAGTAACTAATCCTAAAAGAAGAAGAAGGAAAGAAGAAGAAATTAATACAAGGATATCTGAAATTCCTCGTTTCAATATACCCATATATCCTATTAAGAAATTTTTATCTTTTTATTTTTTCTCATAGTCTTGAAATTTTCCACTAGGAAAAAATATCTTAATGAAATTTTGATTTTCAAACATATTTGTTATAGCAAGTATATCAATTGAGGCAACTTTTTCCTTGATAACATTCATCCAATAAACGGGGAAATCTCTTTTTTCACCAGCTTTCACCGTTTGCATATCTGTCCTATTAACTCCGATAATTTTTCCAGCATCATCACGAAGTACTACAAATATTTCTATTGTTTCAAAATCATAAGGACTCTCATTCCAAACAAGACCCTTAGCCACAGCATAATTAGCTCCTGAGGAAGAAATTTCAAAAGATTTATTTGTTACATTAAGTTTGGGAGATTCGTATTCAGAAAATTCTTCCCAAGCAATAGTATCAATAATCAATTCAACACTTGACGGCTCCTTTATTGATTCAACTTCGAGAAGGATAAGGTATCTTTCTTGAGCAGGAAGGATATAAGTTGTATCTGAAACAGAACGAATAATATTTTTTTGCTCATCCAAAAGATTAAAAGTATAAGAAAATGAACCTGAACCAAAAAGATTATTCGTATTTTTTATACGAGCAACAAGATCAAATTTTCCAAGTGAAACAGGAACAGCTGCTGTTTCTAAAATTTCAACATCTCTCGCTTCTACCACAGGACTACATAAAGGACAAACACCTCCACAATCAACGTAAAGTTCATTTTGATTTAATTTTTTATCTGTACATGAGGGCTCGGGTATAAAGAAAAAATCTGCGAAAGCACCTGCTAAAAATAGGAATATAAGCACAAAAATACTTGCATAAAAGAAACGTTTTTTTTCTCGAGTAAACATAAAAATAGATACTATTTATTTATATATTTTCATAATAGCACAAAAACGTCCTTTTGGGACGTTTTTGTTAATCTGGATATAACCTGCAGTGTTCTCGGCACCGACCTACTCTCCCCCCAAGGGGGTACCATCGGCGCTGGAGCACTTAACTGCTGTGTTCGGGATGGGAACAGGTGTACCCGCTCCGCTCAAGGCACCGAGAACACTGCAGATTATATTTCGAAAAATTGACAAAGGAACTTCACTTCACTAACCGATACCCTTTTGTTGGAGTCAAAAAACTCAAACAAAAGGAAAAAAAATGAGATTTTAAAGATTATTACATTTATTAGTACTCCTCGACTGAACCCCTTGCAGGGCGTACATCTGGAGCCTATCAACCTGATCATCTTTCAGGAAATGTTTTCGGCGCGAACGCCGAAACTTGCCTCATCTTAAGGTGGGCTTCCCGCTTAGATGCTTTCAGCGGTTATCCCGTCCGAACGTAGCTACTCGACAGTGCCGCTGGCGCGACAGCCGATACACCAGAGGTTCGTTCTTTCCGGTCCTCTCGTACTAGGAAAGACTCCCTTCAAGCAAGGACGCCTACGGCAGATAGAAACCAACCTGTCTCACGACGGTTTGAACCCAGCTCGCGTACCACTTTAATTGGCGAACAGCCAAACCCTTGGGACCTTCTCCAGCCCCAGGATGTGATGAGCCGACATCGAGGTGCCAAACCGCGCCGTCGATATGAACTCTTGGGCGCGATAAGCCTGTTATCCCCGGGGTAACTTTTATCCGATGATCTTCCACACTCCTACATGTGATGGTCGGTTCACTAACTTCCACTTTCGTGACTGAGCGACTTGTAAGTCTTTCAGTAAAGCTGGCTTCTGCGTTTGCACTACCAGAGCGATTTCCATCCGCTCCTAGCCAACCTTTGTAAACGCCTCCGTTACTTTTTGGGAGGCGACCGCCCCAGTCAAACTACCCACCAGGCACTGTCCCCGGACCGGTAGTTATACTCAAAAAAGAGTGAAGACTGGAAGAAAAGATAAAAGAAAAAATCTTTTATCTTAATAATTCAAAAAAAATATTTTCCATGCTTAATGTTGGAAAAATTACCTATTTCGTTTTGCTTACTCTCAGCCTTCGGATCCGTTTAAGTATATCTAACGGCCCAGGGTGAGAATAAAAATTTCAGCAGAGTGGTATTCCATTGGCGACTCCACTTCAACCAAAGTCAAAGTTTCAAAGTCTCCCACCTATGCTCGGCAACTAAAATTTCTATTCAATACCAAGTTGTAGTAAAGCTCCACGGGGTCTTTTCGTCTTGCCGTAGGAAGGGGGCATCTTTACCCCCGCTGCGATTTCACCGAGCTTCTCGTTGAGACAGTTCCCAACTCGTTACACCTTTCATGCGGGTCGGAATTTACCCGACAAGGAATTTCGCTACCTTAGAACGATTATAGTTATCGCTGACGTTCACTGGCGCTTCGGGGATTGGCGTGAACCGCTCCCGTTAACGTTCCAGCACTGGTCAGGTGTCAGCCCCTATACATCAGCTTTCGCTTTAGCAGGGACCTGTGTTTTTGGTAAACAGTCGATTGGGATCTTTCGCTGCGCCCCACCCTTTGCAAGCAAAGAGCGGGGAAGGCATATCCCTAAGTTACGCCTAGCTGTTTTGCCGAGTTCCTTAACGAGAAATCACTCATTCGCCTTGGGCTACTCGCCCTGTCCACCTGTGTCGGTTTTCGGTACGGACAATATATTACGAACCTTAGAAGTTTTTCCCGGTACCGCGCTCCCTTTTCTTCTCTCTTGCAAGCAAGAGATTCGGATGATACCTCGAATTATTGTGTGGCGGATTTACCTACCACACATTCTCGATACCCCCACGCAAATCCAATAATGCGCAAAAGGTACAGCAATACGTCACTCCATCGAATAATATATTGGTGCCGGAATATTAACCGGCTGTCCATCGACTACGCCTTTCGGCCTCGCCTTAGGATCGACTTACCCCGGGATGATTATCATAGCCCGGGAAACCTTGGACTTTCGGCGTCTTGGAATCTCACCAAGATTGCGGTTACTCATGCCAGCATTCTCACTTCCTTGCGCTCCACCGCGGGTCACCCCTACGACTTCAGTGCACAAGGAACGCTCTCCTACCAATCGTTTACGTCTTATTTTACACAAAACAAAAAACATATTCATTTATAAAAAAATGAATACTTACGTCTTATTTAAAATAAGACGTAAACGATTTCGTATCTTCGGTGCCATGCTTAAGCCCCGTTACATTTTCGGCGCGAAATCTCTAAGCTAGTGAGCTATTACGCACTCTTTAAAGGATGGCTGCTTCTAAGCCAACCTCCTAGGTGTCTGAGAAATTTCACTTCCTTTACCACTGAGCATGGACTTGGGGACCTTAGATTACGATCTGGGCTGTTCCCCTTTTGAGATCCGAGCTTAGCCCCGGATTTCTGACTGCTTCGATACCACTACGAGCATTCGGAGTTTGATTGAAATTCCTACGGCGAACCGCGAAATCTCATTCAGTAGCTCTACCTCTCGTAGCTAATTAACGAAACGCTAGCCCTCAAGCTATTTCGGAGAGAACCAGCTATTGCCGAGTTCGATTGGAATTTCTCCCCTACGCACAAGTCATCCCCGCGTGTTGCACAGCGCGTGGGTTCGGGCCTCCTCTCAGTATTACCCGAGATTCACCCTGCTCATGCGTAGCTCACCCGGCTTCGGGTCTTGTCCTTGCGACAAATCGGCCTATTAAGCCTCGCTTTCACTGCGCCTCCAGAGCATCGCCCCTTAAGCTGCCGCAAAGATCAAACTCGCTGGCCCGTTCTGCAAAAAGTACGCAGTCATCCCGCAAAAGCGGGACTCCTACTCTTTGTTGGCGTACGGTTTCAGGTCTATTTCACCTCCCTTTCGGGATACTTTTCACCTTTCCCTCACGGTACTAGTTCACTATCGGTCTGAAGTAATATTTAGTCTTGGAAGTTTAGTGCTCCCTGATTCAAACGGAGTTTCACCGGCTCCGCCCTACTTGAGAATGACCTCAAGAAAAAAGATTTTTTTTCGTATACGGGACTTTCACCCTCTTTGATCGCTCTTTCCAAAGACGTTCTACTAAAAAATCGTTTTTCACCCCGATTAAACGAGTTAAGTCACCTCGCAACCCCTGATACCAACACTACCAACAAATATTTTACACTTATTTGCAGTGTTGGTATCAGGTTTAGACTCTTCCGCTTTCGCTCGCCACTACTTACGGAATCACAATTGTTTTCTATTCCTTCGGGTACTAAGATGTTTCAATTCCCCGAGTTTGCCACATCATCCTATGTATTCAGATGACGGTTTGCCATTAAGGCAAGGGTTACCCCATTCGGAAATCCACGGATCAAAGCTTATTTGACAGCTCCCCGAGGCTTATCGCAGTCTTTCACGTCCTTCATCGCTTACTTCAGCCAAGGCATCCTCCGTACGCCCTCGCAATCTTTAATATAATTCTCATTTTCTCACTTCCCATACAATATACAATCGAAATCATATACGTTTGGGAAGGTCGGTTAGCAAAGAGAAATCTCCTTGCTAACTTCGCAGTTATTTTTTTCCTACTTTATTCATATAGTGCAGTCACCCCTGATCCTTCGCAATCAGACACAATGCAAAATATGTACCCAAATTGTCAACTTGCTCTTTCTTTTGCGAAAGCATTCTTTTTCCAAAGTTTTAGCGACTAAAAACTTTCAAAATGGAATGTTTTCGCAAAAACTTAATTTTAAGAAAATTCAACAACCAAGCACGAGCCGGTTTTTGATTTTTTATCTTTTCTTTCCTCTTAAACCTCACCAGAAAGAAAGAAAATTATTTTTTAAACTAACACAAGAGCGATTGTATCATCTTGTAAGAGATTGTCAATAGTACGGCAAAGTTATTCAATTAATCCGAAAAATTAAAAAATAAAAATTATAGAATCAAAAACATAATTAAAAATAAAAATATCAAAAAATGGCTCTAATAAGAAATATTCCTATTAAAAAATAAAGTTTAAAATATTTCTCATTCCAAAGTATTTTTTACTTTTTTAGAATGAAAAATATGGAGATTTAAAGAAATAATACACATACAAACAACATACACTCTTCTGTCCTAACAAAACGAAAATAAAATGAGCACGCGTATACTATTTTTAAGTAGTTCCTTTAAAAATAAAAAGTTAAATTCTAAAATAGCCTTTAGCATTTCAATTCGGCACAATTGCCTTGTTCAAATATGAAGCTATATTTCATTTCCATTTCATTTAAAATCAAAAGATCTACTTAGCTAATTTACAAATGAAAAGATTTCTTTTTTAAAAGAATTATAAAGAATCCTGCGAGTTTTTTGTATAAATTTTTGAAAAATACAAATCAACATCTTGAATCCACTTTTTCACACTATACGGATCGTGAGCGGCGCACGAAGAACCACATTTCCAAATAATAAGATCTTCAGGTGTTTCTCTTTTTTGATTATATACAAACCAGGAAATTCTTTTTCCTACGATATCAATAGCTTCTTTTGGACTATCAAAACATGTATGTCCCCCAGTACCCATTCGTTCTCGAACGGATCGATATCCCCAATAATTAAAGCAATCTTCACCCTCAAGGACAGGGACTCGTTTTCCCCAATTACTTTCTTTCTTTGCAATCGCAATAAGGTATGCGGCGATAATATCATCTTGTTCAAAAATATAAGGAAGCATTTGTTCTATGGGATACCCCTTTACCATATCTCGGATTTCTTTTTGAAAAGCCTTTTTCTTCGCTGTTTGTTCAGATTCTTCACGTTTTCGAAGTTCTTCCTTTACACGATCATCTTCTTTTATTTCCATTAGATAATCTGCTTCACTTTTTTGAATGAATTCAATAGCCTCCCCTAAAACAATTCCCTCTTCTTCAGAAATTCCTTCAGAATAAGCACTTTCATCAGCTAATTTAATTTCTTTTTGAGCAGATACAGATTGACCAAATGATCTGTAAATCATACTCATAGAAAGCATACCAAAAAGTACCGCTCCTACTAGAGAAAAATTCCAAGCACGAATAGGAGAAATAGAAATTTCCAATCCTTCTCGAACATCAACTAATTTTCTTCGCCATTGAAACCACGAACCTTCCAATGCCCAACGAATTTTTTGTGTATCGTGAAGAATATTTCTATAAGGAATCTTTTCTTGACGATGCATTACTCCATCAAATAATTTTCTTCGTTCTATTCTACGATAATTTTGATGAAACAAAACCTCTTCGTGAGAAGTTATATACCGATAGGAGTCCTCGGTAAAAAAACGGTTGGAACGAACACCTCGAGAAAGAAAAAATATTTCATCTCGTTCCGGTTTTTGATTTCTTTTTTTGGTTTGATAGATATCGATACGCGACATTCTCAATTATTATTGAAAATACATTTCACAGTATAACACACTCTATTCATTTTTCATAAAGGAAGAACTTTCAAAATACTTTTTTGCTTCTGCTCCGATAAAACATTTGTCTTCGGCAAAAACAAAAGGCACACCAACATTCTCCTTTTCGAGATTACAAAGATCTGCTTTTTTCATCATTTCTTTATTATTAGTGGTGTTTTTCCAAACTTCCTTTTTTGCTAATTTTTCTCCATACACAACACCCTCTTTATCAAGAAATTTTTGAAGTTCTTCGCAATGAGGGCATCCATCACCATAATAATAAACTACCGGCGCATTAGGATTACCCAAATCTCCATTTTTTATATCTACATTTGTTGGAGCCGAGGTCTCTTGCAAAAAAAATCCCCAAACTACAAAACCCGCTACGAGAAAAACACCTACACTCATAACTATTTTTTGCCATATTTCCATATATTCCGATCATTATCATTTACAAAAAAAGTATACCACAAATTTTCAAAAATAAAAAACCTATAGTTATTTATTATCTATAAAGAATTACGCCCAAAATATTAAAAAAGAAATAAACATTTTGTCTCAAAAAATTATTTTAGAATTTATAACTTTTATTTTTTTATAATTTTAATTATCCCAAGAAGACTCAGAAAAAATAGAATTAAGCTTAATAATTGCCCCATGGTAAGCCAATGAAAAAATATAAATCCTATTTGAATATCTGGTTGGCGAAAAAATTCAACAAAAAATCTCATACACCCATATCCAACAAGAAAAAGGAGTGATAAAACACCAGGAGGAAATTTTTTATTTCTCAGAAAAAAGAAGAATAAAAAAAATAAAAAAAATCCCTCAAAAAACATTTCGTAAAGTTGAGAAGGGTGTCTAAATATTCCATCACCAAAATTAACACTCCAAAAAATATTTGATTCTCGACCAAGAAGTTCTCCATTCAAAAAATTTCCCAATCTTCCAAACGCTATCGCAATCGGAACCGCTGGAACGATAGAATCAAGACTCTTCCATACATCGAGTTTCTGTTTTTTACAGTACACCCAAAAGAAGAAAGCGCTTCCTAAGATAGCTCCGTAAAAACTCATACCAAAAATT from Candidatus Moraniibacteriota bacterium includes these protein-coding regions:
- the lgt gene encoding prolipoprotein diacylglyceryl transferase, encoding MTFSLDPVAFSLGFFIVRWYSLMYIFGFLCVWGLISWRIKRGEITLFSQTILLDILLVGFLGGILGGRLGYILFYNPVFYWENPFEIIALFDHNGIYRGIFGMSFYGAILGSAFFFWVYCKKQKLDVWKSLDSIVPAVPIAIAFGRLGNFLNGELLGRESNIFWSVNFGDGIFRHPSQLYEMFFEGFFLFFLFFFFLRNKKFPPGVLSLLFLVGYGCMRFFVEFFRQPDIQIGFIFFHWLTMGQLLSLILFFLSLLGIIKIIKK
- the rodA gene encoding rod shape-determining protein RodA, with amino-acid sequence MGILKRGISDILVLISSSFLLLLLGLVTLYGFDAGKNNDGSQFFLKQLVFSGISISVFFLMFHISYRALKKISTALYFLGIAFLVVVLFFEGIRGTSGWIDLGFFRLQPVEMVKVVLVLFLASFFVAKRATFGDIGRIIVSCVLVFALVGLVLLQPDLGSAIVLLFIWAGMLFVSDMKVKYVFAMIAIAFFGAFSSWFFLEDYQKDRIFTTIRPEEDALGSGYNVMQSIIAVGSGGLFGKGVGSGSQSQLAFLPESHTDFIFASIVESFGVFGAFFILLLYSILLYRIALIAMTAGDSFGFLIASGVFCMFFIQIMINIGMNIGLVPVTGIPLPLLSYGGSSLLATAFALGLVANIAYHKRFIASSKERKILDDSQML
- a CDS encoding 50S ribosomal protein L25 — translated: MKTIAVAGEFREGKTPKKIREEGFVPAVIYGKKITSVSIAVDKKIFGKIFSQAGESTIFHIQTSDKKGFDVLVRDIEYHPLSGEMMHIDFYAVSMNEAVETWVEFEFIGESSAVKEEGGIFVTGLNGIDIKALPSNLPSSITVDISKLKTFDDFIHVGELSVPEGVEILTAPDSIVASVSRPRTEEEENLSSDVDVTKVEVAEKGKKEEIVE